A window of the Artemia franciscana chromosome 21, ASM3288406v1, whole genome shotgun sequence genome harbors these coding sequences:
- the LOC136040596 gene encoding uncharacterized protein LOC136040596, translating into MDYEMHIKTEPECIIVEEDEIIFDRQIKKRTVYPPPPLIPISAYFNVKRAIAQETPPIFTPTLITTPESSEGEYERRSDESERRKRERKPNKSAIVRVVKNNDENEVVTSVTELLRNKIQERAEPVNLSTKQDNPLFPPEFLQTMEKLTCFNSLGSPNMLPQEFLYMMYQHLHGNVSEETSQKELLDDRVETPCDNKKRKRKTSLFLPPSKTPNEIAICKFKFTGGSKPCLKEKKMLSLDSGGKLRYYTGKDSKKQTQLEDKQIWNQVLGQSSSSCASLARCLGTSSNAVDTDTAPLPPSNPFSVAVMEPVAKTARQIMHEKSYRNKIEETIPIRQGDAELFSKFKISTKKPKKPLPYRKKL; encoded by the coding sequence ATGGATTATGAAATGCATATAAAAACTGAGCCTGAATGTATCATCGTAGAAGAGGACGAAATTATATTTGATCGTCAAATTAAAAAACGCACAGTTTaccctcccccgccccttattCCCATCTCTGCATATTTCAATGTCAAGCGGGCAATTGCCCAAGAAACCCCACCGATTTTCACCCCAACTTTGATAACAACTCCTGAGAGCAGTGAAGGTGAATATGAGAGGCGATCTGACGAATCAGAGCGCCGAAAACGGGAGCGCAAACCAAACAAATCAGCAATAGTTAGAGTTGTGAAGAATAATGATGAAAACGAGGTTGTGACTTCTGTGACTGAATTACTTCGAAACAAGATTCAAGAAAGAGCTGAACCGGTTAATTTGTCAACGAAACAAGATAATCCACTTTTCCCACCGGAGTTCTTACAAACAATGGAAAAGTTGACATGCTTCAATAGCTTGGGGTCCCCTAATATGTTACCACAAGAATTTCTTTATATGATGTACCAACATCTACATGGTAATGTTAGTGAGGAAACTTCACAAAAAGAGTTGCTAGATGACAGAGTAGAGACTCCGTGCGATAACAAAAAGCGAAAACGCAAAACCTCACTTTTCTTGCCGCCATCAAAAACCCCTAACGAAATAGCGatatgcaaatttaaatttaccgGTGGATCTAAGCCATgcctaaaagaaaagaaaatgttgtCTCTTGACTCAGGTGGGAAGCTCCGATACTATACAGGGAAAGATTCCAAGAAACAAACTCAATTAGAAGACAAACAGATTTGGAATCAAGTTCTGGGGCAAAGTTCAAGCAGTTGTGCCAGTTTGGCCCGCTGCCTCGGAACTTCCTCAAATGCTGTTGACACGGATACTGCACCATTACCCCCCTCGAATCCTTTTTCCGTAGCTGTAATGGAACCTGTCGCTAAAACAGCAAGACAAATTATGCATGAAAAATCCTACAGGAATAAAATTGAGGAAACAATACCCATACGACAAGGAGACGCAGAACTTTTCTCGAAATTTAAGATCTCAACAAAGAAGCCGAAGAAACCTTTGCCATATAGGAAAAAGTTATAG